Within Anopheles ziemanni chromosome 2, idAnoZiCoDA_A2_x.2, whole genome shotgun sequence, the genomic segment CACGAACGGACGATAGAGGACTTACCCAATAACGCATGACGTCGTGCGTGGATGAGcgggtgaatgggatgctgcgactCTGCCTAATCAGGAGAGCAGAGCCAGAGATGAGCCAGGTGTGAACACTTTGTGAACTGCCATCGACACTACTACCGGGGTGTCGACTCACACATGCAGCGGGGATGCTGCGTTAGGGTAGGCTGTGACTTTTTTTCGTCATCGTTTCAACCGATTCGGCGGGTTTACTTTTTCGGGAGGTGAAATGGCATCGTGTGCAGCAGAATCATTCGtctggtagtggtggtggataCTGGACTGTTTCGAGCCGGGCCAGGACATGATGATCATCAGTATAAAAACCGAACGAAGCACCCGGAATGATAACAGTCGAACAGCTCAcagctcagcagcagcagcagcagcagcaacactttTCCACAACCCAACCAACAACGCGATAAGCCTTGAAAATGTACAAGCAATCGGTAAGTTCGACACATCGCAGTAGCCTTCGGAGGGCACTTGACTCACCATTCCATTCTTCCGTCGACCACACAGATCGTCGTTCTTTCGTGCGTTCTGGCGCTCGCCGTCGCAGCACCGCCTGCTTCGGCCCCAGCCAAACGGTCGCCGGGCGCCGGAGGACCGGACGCCGATGCCACCGTGGTGGCGCAGGAGCAGATCATCAACGAGGGCGGCTCGTACGCGTACAACTACGAGACGAGCAACGGCATTAAGGCGCGCCAGTCAAGCGACAACGGAGTGTCCGCCGCCGGTGAATACTCGTTCGTCGGTCCGGATGGTGCTTCCTACTCCGTCGTGTACGTCGCTGACGAGAACGGCTTCCAGCCGCAAGGTGCCCATCTGCCAGTTGAGCCGGCCGCGCCCGAGCACGTGATCAAGCTGCTCGAGGACCTCCGTGCCAACCCGCCCAAGGATCCGGAGTTCAGCCTCGCCTCGCTCGAAGCCACCCTGGCCCGTCTGCGTGCCACCCAGGGCTAAGTGCTTTGCGCCCTTTCCGCCCCTTCACCGGAAGCAATCCCGAAGGACGAGGAATTGTTTGTACATATTTCAAACCATCGCGTTGGGTTCTTTTGTACATAGGACACATAAACACATGAACTTACACTTACACACTATTACCCACGTCGTTGTACCTTAAAAAGCGGACGTTAACCCGACGTCAACTCGATATTAAACGTAGTAGtccaattttacaattttatagaatcaataaaaaaaatgtacgcaAATGTAACTTACACTCGTTCTATATTATTGTTTCCGCACCGAACAGTTTCAGGGCCAGCAATGTGATGGGGTGGGTTGTTCAGCGTTACTATTTACTCTGAATCGTCCTGCGACCATCGCAGCGTGCGACATAAGGTCGGCTTACATAAACCACGCGGCGTAACTAATATTTAAATCCGCGCCGCACGGAAGGATGATGTTACGGACCCGGGTCGGCTCGTCTCTGtcgttttttccctccccgtttCAATTGATTGCGAAAGGAAATTTATGCACCTACGCCTGAAACGCGTGACCCTTTTCGTTTCGTCACTGTTGTTGCCCAATCAATCTTGTACGGACGCACAATCCGCCGGCCGCTTGACCTGATGGTGACATTTTCATAACGTTATCTTGGACCGTAGTGTGAGCCGAAAAaacgtgcgcgcgcgcgtgtgatATTAATCGTTCATGTATAACCGTAATCCCAAAGGTCACACCATCTGCTCGTCGTGAACtcgtgaaaaaaaataataataaaacacaatttcaaataaatactttaaatcattaatttatttcctctAGAGGGATGGTGTTGTGTGAGGTGTTTCAAATCctaccggttttttttttgtcgcagtTTTTTATCTGCATTCATTGCTTCACCCCCTCCGTGATACCAGAGGCATTTCAATTGGTCTTAGCTAGTCCGTACGTgtggtttgtgtgtttgtcacgggaagaaaatgaacatGATACAAGGGGCGAAACTTTAGTACATAATATTAATCTATAACACGATGTCTCGCTAACGGTAAGTTCTATCTCGCTTTTGCTCGCTCGAATAATAACTCATTCGGAACGGGGGCTCTGCGCTGTTTGATACAGGTGTACAGCGTTCAAGGAATCAGGAAAATGAACGGAAAAAGCCCAACCGGGCCTAACGGGGCAAAGAAAGCAACAACGGAGCACACATTCGGCTCGAATAAGCTTTATCTAACTATACAGAGCATGCGTACGGGAAACATTTCTCTCCGCCCACACACAGCAAGGGTCAGAGATGGGTGgagtgaggaaaaaaaggaaccattaattcatgtttttgcATTCAATTGCCCTTTCTCCTCTGTCTTGTGTTTCTACTTTTACTAAACTAGATTcatgatttgttttactttacaCTCCTTTCCATTTGCAAGTCCTTTGCTGCAAGGCTTTCGCGGTACTGACTCCTGCCTAGGCTTGTTCCTATCAAAGTGTagcatatttatatttatataaaataaacaataacaaaaaaaagtaaaaatattcgCCATACATGTTAACCGTACTTCCGTAACTACTGTCGTCTGATGCTACATAGTCCACGATGATAACTGATAGTAACACGTATTAGCACACTTGACACTCTCTCTTGATCGTGCCTTTCTCTGTTCCTTTATATTTCTTTGTTATGATATGAAAGGTTGGTGCTttccttctttgtttttttttgggtgttTCTATGACCGTATATAGAGTACTGCAATGCCGACCCCCGTCGCCACACATAACgcttaaaataaatgtatattATAATCTTTCGCCTGTGTTCTTACACGAATAAATCTTAACTTATTAAAGAAACTTGGTtttctactactactacttttCCCTACCTCGAATCGAAGAGCCTTGCCTTACCTACACGGACACGTTTTGCGTCAATGCGTCAATAAAAACCGATACCGGCCCTGCGACTTTCATCTTTATCCGTGCATCCTCAGCGTAGGTCGACCACAATACAAGAGTGGTACCTTTCTCGATTATACTACCGGACCTCCTCTCAGTGCACGGCTCTTTGACGTCCTATCCTTAAAACTGTTCTTTACAACTCACCCGCCCATCGTGCCTAAAACATTCAATACAGGTATTTACAGTCGGTAAGTTGCTTTA encodes:
- the LOC131282210 gene encoding cuticle protein CP14.6-like; its protein translation is MYKQSIVVLSCVLALAVAAPPASAPAKRSPGAGGPDADATVVAQEQIINEGGSYAYNYETSNGIKARQSSDNGVSAAGEYSFVGPDGASYSVVYVADENGFQPQGAHLPVEPAAPEHVIKLLEDLRANPPKDPEFSLASLEATLARLRATQG